Proteins found in one Cricetulus griseus strain 17A/GY chromosome X, alternate assembly CriGri-PICRH-1.0, whole genome shotgun sequence genomic segment:
- the Tmem187 gene encoding LOW QUALITY PROTEIN: transmembrane protein 187 (The sequence of the model RefSeq protein was modified relative to this genomic sequence to represent the inferred CDS: inserted 2 bases in 1 codon; deleted 1 base in 1 codon; substituted 4 bases at 4 genomic stop codons) — protein MNKQNTAILRFSLLLSKMKPKWEEALFYMVVASCLSVANTYIIIFNTVFVEMGYXHSPEAPVASLSTFVAMLFNSIINIACMLVGVYWLQRNASTPRCSMEQQRAHYLKDVFASMAVIYGPFQWLWVWTQAYPTVMLXFLTLHIFTWLVTXCFSLYRGWKPWLLLCFECVSLSSYNLALCPQEFEAALAAHVVAGVREALYSHRQYSSIFIATXLALGLLSSLGFVVLKMCEHPLSQXHLVLHPTGHLWSKVYNVLYFHFAFLFQINLNTCPRPHPKEKMS, from the exons ATGAATAAGCAGAATACTGCTATTCTTagattctctctgcttctgtcaaAAATGAAGCCAAAGTGGGAGGAAGCCCTCTTCTACATGgttgtggccagctgcctcagtGTGGCTAATACCTACATCATCATTTTCAACACTGTTTTTGTAGAAATGGGCTATTAACACTCTCCTGAAGCACCAGTGGCCAGCCTGTCCACCTTTGTA GCCATGCTCTTCAACTCAATCATTAACATAGCCTGCATGCTCGTGGGAGTATACTGGTTACAAAGAAATGCCAGTACCCCTAGATGCTCCATGGAGCAGCAGAGAGCTCATTACCTTAAGGATGTCTTTGCTAGCATGGCTGTCATCTATGGCCCTTTTCAGTGGCTGTGGGTCTGGACCCAGGCATACCCCACTGTCATGCT GTTCCTCACTTTGCACATTTTTACATGGCTAGTGACTTAGTGCTTCTCCCTATACAGAGGATGGAAGCCCTGGTTATTGCTCTGTTTTGAATGTGTGTCCCTATCAAGTTACAACCTTGCCCTTTGTCCACAGGAGTTTGaggcagcactggctgctcatgtGGTAGCAGGTGTTAGAGAGGCCCTGTACAGCCATAGACAGTACAGTAGTATCTTCATAGCCACCTAGTTAGCTTTGGGCCTGCTGTCATCCCTGGGCTTTGTGGTCCTCAAGATGTGTGAACATCCGCTTTCACAATAGCATCTAGTCCTGCACCCCACAGGCCACCTCTGGTCTAAGGTCTATAATGTTCTCTATTTCCactttgcatttttgtttcagATAAATTTAAACACTTGCCCAAGACCACATCCAAAGGAGAAAATGTCCTAA